Proteins from a single region of Hordeum vulgare subsp. vulgare chromosome 6H, MorexV3_pseudomolecules_assembly, whole genome shotgun sequence:
- the LOC123404423 gene encoding E3 ubiquitin-protein ligase SINAT2-like, which translates to MAPGSSIVSVTEVPESDCGDRGLSESLSSTRLDGDSTSKPSWAASLVNVGLSSLTGLNDLLECPVCTNSMRPPILQCPNGHTICSSCKHRVDNHCPTCRQELGNIRCLALEKVAESIQLPCKYQSLGCTEIHPYQNKLKHEEICRFRPYSCPYAGSECLIAGDVPMLVSHLINDHKVDLHEGCTFNHRYVKSNPYEVENATWMLTVFKCFGQHFCLHFEAFLLGMSPVYMAFLRFMGEESEARGFCYSLEVGGNGRKLTWQGTPRSIRDGHKKVRDSFDGLIIHRNMALFFSSGTRQELKLRVTGRIWKEQ; encoded by the exons atggccccaggaaGCAGCATTGTGAGTGTGACTGAAGTTCCTGAGTCAGATTGTGGCGACCGTGGGCTCTCCGAGTCACTCAGTAGTACTAGGCTTGATGGAGATTCTACAAGTAAGCCCTCCTGGGCTGCGTCACTTGTCAATGTTGGTTTGTCATCATTGACTGGATTGAATGATTTGCTCGAGTGTCcggtgtgtacaaactcaatgcgGCCACCTATACTTCAG TGCCCAAATGGCCACACAATTTGCTCCAGCTGTAAGCATAGGGTAGACAACCATTGCCCCACTTGCCGCCAGGAATTGGGAAATATCAGATGCTTGGCTCTCGAGAAGGTGGCCGAATCGATCCAGCTTCCATGCAAGTACCAAAGCCTGGGCTGCACCGAGATCCATCCTTACCAGAACAAACTTAAGCATGAGGAGATCTGCAGGTTCAGGCCATACAGCTGTCCATACGCAGGTTCAGAGTGCCTGATCGCAGGCGATGTTCCGATGCTCGTGTCTCATCTCATCAACGACCACAAGGTGGACTTGCACGAAGGCTGCACCTTTAACCACCGCTACGTGAAGTCCAACCCTTACGAAGTGGAAAACGCGACATGGATGCTCACT GTTTTCAAGTGTTTTGGGCAGCACTTCTGCCTCCACTTTGAGGCGTTCCTGCTGGGCATGTCCCCGGTGTACATGGCGTTCCTGCGGTTCATGGGGGAGGAGAGCGAGGCTCGGGGCTTCTGCTACAGCCTGGAGGTGGGCGGGAACGGGCGGAAGCTGACGTGGCAGGGCACGCCGCGGAGCATCCGGGACGGGCACAAGAAGGTGCGGGACAGCTTTGATGGGCTCATCATCCACCGCAACATGGCCCTCTTCTTCTCCAGCGGCACCCGGCAGGAGCTCAAGCTGCGGGTGACCGGCCGCATCTGGAAGGAGCAGTGA
- the LOC123404424 gene encoding ADP-ribosylation factor-like — translation MGQALRRLFDSFFSTKEMRVVMLGLDSAGKTTILYRLHLGEVLQTVPTVGFNVEKVQYKNVAFTVWDVGGQEKLRQLWRMYLSNSDALIYVVDSLDRERIEDARQEFQTIIKDPLMANSIILVLANKQDLKGSMSPEEVIEGLGLHDLKNRIWHIQGTCALRGEGLYDGLDWLASTLKQLQETGHATSIAGPSI, via the exons ATGGGGCAGGCGCTGCGCAGGCTCTTCGACTCCTTCTTCTCCACCAAGGAGATGAGG GTTGTGATGCTTGGTTTGGATTCAGCTGGCAAAACAACAATCTTGTATAGGCTGCACCTGGGGGAGGTTCTTCAGACTGTGCCTACAGTAG GTTTTAATGTCGAGAAGGTTCAGTACAAGAATGTGGCATTTACCGTGTGGGATGTTGGTGGACAAGAAAAACTCAGACAATTATGGAGGATGTACCTCAGCAATTCTGATGCACTG ATCTATGTTGTGGACTCTTTGGACAGAGAAAGGATTGAAGATGCCAGACAAGAATTCCAG ACCATTATCAAGGACCCTTTGATGGCAAACAGCATAATCTTGGTACTAGCAAACAAACAGGACTTG AAAGGTTCAATGAGCCCGGAGGAGGTCATTGAAGGGCTGGGCCTGCATGATCTCAAGAACAGGATATGGCACATACAGGGGACGTGTGCGCTCCGCGGAGAGGGCCTCTACGACGGGCTCGATTGGCTCGCGTCCACCCTGAAGCAGCTGCAGGAGACCGGCCATGCTACTTCAATTGCTGGACCTTCTATCTAG